GGGGGCCCAGGAATTCCTTAGAAAAAGGGATTTTTAGTAAAGGAAGTGGCTTCTGGTAGCCTGCGGTCAGAGGGTGAGGCTGGGGGCTGCTGCAAGGTCTCACACTTGGGGGCCCCTCTCCCTGTGGGCAGGTGGGGCCCCCACGGAGGACCTGCGGGCTCTCAGTCGGCAGAACATAAACATGGACGTGGCCACATTCAAGAAGCTTCGGACAGAGGCTGTGCTGGTATGGCCACAGAGAAGGGCGGGGCCTCCGGTGGGGCGAGGTCCCCAGTGGGGTGGGGTCTCGGGAGCAGCAGCCAAAGCCCTTCCAAAGTCTGGAGGGACCAAGGCAGGGTCTGTGCGTGCGGTAGCAGGGGGTGGTGTGGACACAGTGGAGGCCAGCAGCCTTCTGGGGAAAGGCAGGCAGATCCTGACTCCTGTCTGGGGGCTCTGGCAGCCGCTGACCATTGCTGAGGTGCAGAAACTTCTGGGTACAAACCTGATGGGCCTGAAGGCGGAGGAGGCGAACAGCCCCCTGCGGGAGTGGATCTCCCGGCAGTCTCAGGAGGACCTGGACagtctggggctggggctgcatgGCGGCACCCCCAACGGCTACCTGGTTCTGGACTTCAGCGTCCGAGGTGGGCAGAGGTGGCCAGCCGGGTGGTGTCGGGCAGAGTGAGGGCCAGGGTCTGAGTCACCTCTTTTCTGTGCAGAGGCCTCCTCGGGAGGTCCCCTCCTCCTCCGACTAGGACCTGGACCTGTGCTCACTGTGATCCTAAGTCTGCTCCTGGCCTTGATCCTGAACTGAGCCCACTGCTGTGCCCTGGGAACTGGGTCCTGCCATGGAGACCCCACCTGGCTGGGAGTAGGCCCGAGTGGTCCCTGTCTGACCCCGAGGGCACCAGAGCTCAATAAAGGAAGCCCCATCCCCCCTTGAAGAGGTGCCCCTTGGTTTTTTGAGGACTGGTTGGGAGGCCCCTGATGGCTGTGGCCCCGTGGATAGGGTTCCCTGGGTTGCAGCCTCTCCTATTTGCACTTGGAAAGGGGAGGGACTCCAGGCAGGAGGGCCCTCAGGGCCTTCTTGATGCTGTTTCCATTGCTGGGTCTCCCCGGAGGCCGGGCCAGCACTCAGGGTGGCTTCTGGTGACACTGCTGCCCCAGGAGATGGCAGGCTGGAGTCCTGATCCCAGCTAAGAGGGTCTCTGTCCCTTCTCGGGCCCAGAGCAAAGGGACACAGGCAAGAAGATCACCTCATCCTTTATTCAAGTCAATCGGTGAAGTCAGTCCAGGAAAACCCTTCCCCAGCTGCAGCTCTTCACCTGGAagaagccagagggcaggggCAGCGTCTCCCCCACTGGCTGGGGCAGTGAGCCCAGACCCAGGTCCGCAGTCTGGCTCCAGGTCCTGGGAGCTGGGTGTGGGCAGGGACTGCCCTGCAGGCCCCTAGGATGTGGGAAGTGGCCGGATCCCCTGGGCCCAGGGCCTGCATCTCAGTCTAGGCAGGCATCCAGCTCCACCTACCAGCCCCGGTTTTCCTGCATGTGGTGCTGGGGTAGCACTGTCTTTGGAGGCCATGGTGCAGGTGCCCCGTGAGTGGTCCCAGCTGGGCCCCGGGGTGCCCCAATACAGCAGCAGACACAGGAGGCCCAAGGGCAGGGCCACAGCAAGTGGCCAGTACCTCAGGTGAGCTGGTGGGCTGCCTGTAGGTGGAACACAGAGGGAGCACCCTTCAGTCCAGTTGGGAGCCCCCAGGCTGTCCTGCATCCCCCAGGCCTGGGTGGCCCCTGCCCCAGGTTCAGGGCTCACACCATCCCTGTGGGTGGGGAAGAGCAGTGAGGCTGCTCTTCTGGGCCCCAACGGAGACATCAAAGCTTCCCCAGCCTCCACTTTCTGCTGCTTAGCAGGTTTTGGGGGAGGCGATTGTGTCCTTCACTAACTCAGCAGGCAATGCAGGGTGAAGCCAGTGTCATCCAGATGTCACCCGGGGAGGCAGATGGGAAGAGTTGGCCAACAGACAGTGAGATTGGGCGCAAGAGGAGAAGATAGTAGCagtctgggggggtggggggggcacacaGGGCAGAGGGGGAACCCCCGCTGGAGGTGGGAGGGTGGCTGCAGGCATACCCGAGCTGGGGGCTGCGCTCCCAGGCTGGTCTGAGGTGGGGGCTAGATGTGGCGTCCAGGGGGTTGTGCTGGGGGTCCCAGTGGTCAAGTGGGCGGGGCCGGTGGGACCGGTGGGGTCCGTGTCCAGGCCTAGCTCGCCCAGGGCCGACCGGTTAAGGCTGCGGAGCCAGGAGCTGATGGTGGGGTGGCTGCGAGCCTTCTGCAGGTCCCCCACGTTCTGGCCCAGCAGCGTTGTCACGTGGCCCACGCTCAGGCTCTGCGAGGGGAGCGAGGGGtcgtggggggaggggcggggtcaATGCTTGGCCCTAGCTTAGGGGTGAGACCCCGTAGAACGAGCCTGGAGAAGTGACCTGGGGCCCACACCTCCGACCTGTACACCTCTGACTTTGGGGTGTTGGGGTCTGCAGACCGTGACCTAGGGCTCCCCGGCTTGGCCAGCCCTGCTCCACCTCCTGACGGGCAGCCCCCAAGCCCACCTGCAGCACTCGGGGGTTCAGGTTGGTGAAAGTATCGATGTCCATGGAGACGTTAGCCTGGGCCAGGTGCCGCAGCTCCTCCACTGGGGCGCcgcctgggggcggggcagcgGTGATGGGCGGGGCTTTGTGGAGGGCGGGGCTTCAGAGAGGCGTGCCCcacacggggtggggtggggtggggtggggtggggtggggtgggggggcggggggcggtgggCGGGCGGGTCTCACCGAGGTAGGGGCGCATGAAGCGATAGTAGGCGTCCGTGGTCCTGACGCTGACAAAGGCCTCTCGGGCCTTGTCGTAGAGCACGTTCTTGCGGCTCTGCGGGCAGGAGGAGATGTCCAGGGCCCCGGCTAGCCTGAGGGAGGGGGTGAAGCTGATGGACAGACCAGCGGCCCCTCCTCCTCTGGACGCCAGGCCTGGCCAATCTCCCTGAACCACAGCTTTCCTCTCGCCCTCCATACTGGGCTCAATAGTGTCTCCTCCAAGTTCACCTCcactcagaacctcagaatgtgccattatttggaaatagggtctttccTAATTGTAAatgtaatcaaattaagatgCGGTCATACtgatttagggtgggccctaaatctaaCGACTGATGTCATCAgaagaaggaaatttggacacagacacagcgGGAAGCCAGCTgtgggggaggcagagatgggggtgATGCAGCCCCGgacctggaagaggcaggaaggggccTCTTCTTCAGGTTTCAGAGGGTGCCCGGCCCTGCggacaccttaatttcagacttctggcctccagactgtgcaaggacacatttctgttgtttttagccACTCTGTTTGTAATCCTTTGTTACTGTGGCCAGAGGAAGCTCATCACCTCCGATGGCCTGGCCTGGGCCCCCACCTGAGCCTTCCTTGGCTGAGAAGTCGAGGTGGCTccgaggtttggggggtgggttGCTGGGTGGGCTCACCGGAACTCTGAGGGCTGGATGGCCTGGATCTGCCGGGGGCTCATCCAACAAAGGCGGGAGCCCCCAATGGCCACGAGCAGGGCACCAGTGACTGTGCCATTGTGGTCCAGGAACTTCTGCAGGATGGCCTGTGGGCAGGGTTGGGGTCAGCAAGGCCAGAGTCAGCGGgggtcccccacccccctgccccccaccctcacctcggTCTGGTTCTCCAGGGCCCCGTCCGGGGCCAGCAGGGCCACAACTGTGTCCTTGGATGTGATGTGCCACTGGCCAATCTCCATGCGGGAGTAGAGGTAGGCCAGTGAGGGGATGAGCCGCAGCTGCTCCTCGGGGACGCCGCCTGGGTAGACCTGCAGTGGGCGGCAGGTGGTGGTCAGGCCACCCCGCCGGTCCCCACACACCTCCCACTGCTGGTTCCTGGCGCACCCGAGCCAGCTTGGCCTTGATGACTTGCTGGCACTCGGCGGGCAGCGGGTGCTGCAGCAGGGGGTCTAGGTTGGCCCTGAGCACGCGGCTGCCCAGGCAGGACTCGAGCTGAGTGCAGTCGTAGTGCACCAGGAAGAGGTTGTCGTGCAGCATGGCCGCAGTGATGTCGCCACGGATGCAGGGTCTCCCTGCGGTGAGGTGAAGTGCAGGAGTTGAGGACCCAACCGGTCAGCACTGCTGCTGGATTTGGGCCCCACCTCACTCCTAACCTTGACTCTTCCCAAGCTTGACTCCTAGCCAGAAGCTTGGCCTAGATCAGACTGAGTCAACCCTGACCTTGATCTCAAGTCCAGCCCCACCAGACTCTGACCACTTCCTCCTGCCTGGACGCAGACCCTGGGCCAAGCTCAGGAGGTCCAGGCAGAGGATGCCGTGCCTCTGGTGCCCCCACTCCGGGATGAGGACCCCAAGCAGGGGGAGATGCGGAATCCCCAGGGCATAGTGGCCACACTGACCTGTGTCCCGCTTGAGCCGTGAGGACACCAACTTGGCCTTGGCCTCGAGGAAGCCGGTGACGAAGCGCCTGGCATCACGCTGGCTGAGCTGCCCTGCCCGGCACGCGGCCACTATGCTGCCGAAGAAGTCCAGGCCCACGGCCTGGCAGGCAGGCCTGGAGAGTCCACACCCTGGGGAGGGCCACCAGGGCCACctgttccctcctcccttcccccagacaGAAACTCTGTGATGAGGAGCAACTGGGGACACCACTTGGGCATCAGAGTGACTGCAGCCTGACCCTCAGGCCTGGGCAGGCTGCTGGAAGGTTGGCTGGAGCCCCACCCACCCTGGGGCACTGCCCTACCTCCTGAACCTGCATCCACAGGCCAGGGCAGATGTAGGTGGCCAGGGGTCCCAGAGCCTGCAGCCCCTCCAGGTTCCAGGAGCCAGGGGGCCTGGTGTGTGAAGGGGGGCTCTGTGTCAGGTCCTGGGCAGCACCCGGACCCCTCAGGCTGCCTTCCCTCCCTGAGAGCCGTGCCCAGGGCCTGCCCAGCAGAGActctcccaccccaggcctctgGGCACCCCAAACCCATGCCCCATAGGCTGCAGGGTCAGAGTGGGGTGGGAGCTGGGTCAGAGGTGGGAGGTCAGTGGGGCTGTGGACATCAACCCCCAGgctgcctctcctctctcctctggagAAGGGGAGGCCTGGGTGGAAGGGATGGGCCCCCACCCACCCGAGCACAGTCCTGCTGCTGGCCAGCAGCCTGTTGAGGGCAGCTTGCTGGGCGGCTGTCAGCCGGGGACAGCGCCGCAGGTTCTGCAGCACATGGGGGTCTGCAGCCACGATACTGGACGCGTCCATGTCACACACCAGGACCCCAAGGAGCAGTAGATCGGAGGCGCTGAGGCTCGGGCGTGGCCCTCCCTGCAAGACAGCAGGTCAGCACGAGCCTGGCGCCACTGTCCGTTGCCCGTCCTGTCCCGGCCTGGCCGCCCCACAGTGCCTACCAGGCAGGCCAGGGCCCTGTGCCGCAGGGCAGCCCTCTGGTCTGGCAGGTTGGCCAGCAGCTCTGTGTCGCCCTGGGCGGCGTGGCGGATGAAGGCCCGGCAGTCAGCTTCCCTCACCTGCGTCAGGCTGCGGGAAGGTTGCGGGGCTGTCAGGAAGGGGGCCGACGGGGGGGTCTCCAAGGAACTGAGGTGCCCCTGGGGAGCATGCTCCGCCCACACGGCTGGGCACTGGGCGGGGCAGGGCACTTACTCGTAGAAGAGCAGCAGGTCTGGGGGGTGGAGCTCGAAGTCGCCCTGGAGGCCTTGCTGGAAGACCAGGTTGGCCAGGCAGCTGAGCTGGGCAGGGCGGGCAGTGTGTCACTCCCTCACCCAGCTGTGGGcttgcccagccccctccccagccccttcccctctgcccaTCACCCTGCCTCCGTCCACCCGTTCCCTCCTTCCGCCTACCGGCTCTCTGTCACTGGACctcatgtctttttcttcctgcctCAACCTCCACACGCAAACCGGCCTCGGAATGGGTCAAACCCAGGCTGAGAGCCCCCTCCCCTCCGGCATCAGGCCCTTGCCCACCCTAGCTCCCACGGCACCACAGTGGCTCACTAGGGGTCCACTTATCCAGTGCACCCCTGCCTGGACGTCTTGTCCCACTCGCTTGGCCTACTTTGGGGTTGTTTCAGATTTATtactaattttatattaattttataataagacaatagctttccttcctcctttcctcccttcctcccttccttcctttaaacTCAGGGGCTGGTGATGCTTGGGTCAGCTATGGGTCCAGGTGGGTTCAGCCGGCTCCTGTCGCAGCCCAGGTGGAGGAGAGGCTAGCAGGCTGGAGGACCCCTTGCCCCTGGGAGCCAGGAGGACCTGCCACAGGTGCCAGATGGAGACCAGGTAGGCAAGCGTTCACCAAGCCAAGAACAAGAAGCACGGGTCTATGGGTGATTGGTGAGAAGTTCTGGAAACGGTCCAAAATGGGCCGCACTTGGAACATCACCCAGAGGAGGGAGAAGCCCACCTCAGAGGCCTACTTCCCGTCTGTCGGGTGACCTGAGAGGCGCATCTTGGGTCAGCTTAGAGACAATTGGTGCAGCTCTCCAGCACGGGGCCCTTGTGCTCCAGGAGAGCTACTCCTTGTTCCAGCCTCACAGTC
The genomic region above belongs to Hippopotamus amphibius kiboko isolate mHipAmp2 chromosome 9, mHipAmp2.hap2, whole genome shotgun sequence and contains:
- the LOC130860660 gene encoding mesothelin-like protein isoform X3, with translation MGPRAGALVSPGLTLLVSLTAHCSHPQAEGTSQGGLDASRANLWASANTSLLQGFWCQPASQLSRDQLAALIRRMATQHVLLGAWQLSCLANLVFQQGLQGDFELHPPDLLLFYDLTQVREADCRAFIRHAAQGDTELLANLPDQRAALRHRALACLGGPRPSLSASDLLLLGVLVCDMDASSIVAADPHVLQNLRRCPRLTAAQQAALNRLLASSRTVLGPPGSWNLEGLQALGPLATYICPGLWMQVQEAVGLDFFGSIVAACRAGQLSQRDARRFVTGFLEAKAKLVSSRLKRDTGRPCIRGDITAAMLHDNLFLVHYDCTQLESCLGSRVLRANLDPLLQHPLPAECQQVIKAKLARVYPGGVPEEQLRLIPSLAYLYSRMEIGQWHITSKDTVVALLAPDGALENQTEAILQKFLDHNGTVTGALLVAIGGSRLCWMSPRQIQAIQPSEFRLAGALDISSCPQSRKNVLYDKAREAFVSVRTTDAYYRFMRPYLGGAPVEELRHLAQANVSMDIDTFTNLNPRVLQSLSVGHVTTLLGQNVGDLQKARSHPTISSWLRSLNRSALGELGLDTDPTGPTGPAHLTTGTPSTTPWTPHLAPTSDQPGSAAPSSGSPPAHLRYWPLAVALPLGLLCLLLYWGTPGPSWDHSRGTCTMASKDSATPAPHAGKPGLVGGAGCLPRLRCRPWAQGIRPLPTS
- the LOC130860660 gene encoding mesothelin-like protein isoform X2, with protein sequence MGPRAGALVSPGLTLLVSLTAHCSHPQAEGTSQGGLDASRANLWASANTSLLQGFWCQPASQLSRDQLAALIRRMATQHVLLGAWQLPGQPGLPARPPGRLRAPPPRPAALLRGDTELLANLPDQRAALRHRALACLGGPRPSLSASDLLLLGVLVCDMDASSIVAADPHVLQNLRRCPRLTAAQQAALNRLLASSRTVLGPPGSWNLEGLQALGPLATYICPGLWMQVQEGGGNRWPWWPSPGCGLSRPACQAVGLDFFGSIVAACRAGQLSQRDARRFVTGFLEAKAKLVSSRLKRDTGRPCIRGDITAAMLHDNLFLVHYDCTQLESCLGSRVLRANLDPLLQHPLPAECQQVIKAKLARVYPGGVPEEQLRLIPSLAYLYSRMEIGQWHITSKDTVVALLAPDGALENQTEAILQKFLDHNGTVTGALLVAIGGSRLCWMSPRQIQAIQPSEFRLAGALDISSCPQSRKNVLYDKAREAFVSVRTTDAYYRFMRPYLGGAPVEELRHLAQANVSMDIDTFTNLNPRVLQSLSVGHVTTLLGQNVGDLQKARSHPTISSWLRSLNRSALGELGLDTDPTGPTGPAHLTTGTPSTTPWTPHLAPTSDQPGSAAPSSGSPPAHLRYWPLAVALPLGLLCLLLYWGTPGPSWDHSRGTCTMASKDSATPAPHAGKPGLVGGAGCLPRLRCRPWAQGIRPLPTS
- the LOC130860660 gene encoding mesothelin-like protein isoform X5, with amino-acid sequence MATQHVLLGAWQLPGQPGLPARPPGRLRAPPPRPAALLRGDTELLANLPDQRAALRHRALACLGGPRPSLSASDLLLLGVLVCDMDASSIVAADPHVLQNLRRCPRLTAAQQAALNRLLASSRTVLGPPGSWNLEGLQALGPLATYICPGLWMQVQEGGGNRWPWWPSPGCGLSRPACQAVGLDFFGSIVAACRAGQLSQRDARRFVTGFLEAKAKLVSSRLKRDTGRPCIRGDITAAMLHDNLFLVHYDCTQLESCLGSRVLRANLDPLLQHPLPAECQQVIKAKLARVYPGGVPEEQLRLIPSLAYLYSRMEIGQWHITSKDTVVALLAPDGALENQTEAILQKFLDHNGTVTGALLVAIGGSRLCWMSPRQIQAIQPSEFRLAGALDISSCPQSRKNVLYDKAREAFVSVRTTDAYYRFMRPYLGGAPVEELRHLAQANVSMDIDTFTNLNPRVLQSLSVGHVTTLLGQNVGDLQKARSHPTISSWLRSLNRSALGELGLDTDPTGPTGPAHLTTGTPSTTPWTPHLAPTSDQPGSAAPSSGSPPAHLRYWPLAVALPLGLLCLLLYWGTPGPSWDHSRGTCTMASKDSATPAPHAGKPGLVGGAGCLPRLRCRPWAQGIRPLPTS
- the LOC130860660 gene encoding mesothelin-like protein isoform X6 is translated as MGPRAGALVSPGLTLLVSLTAHCSHPQAEGTSQGGLDASRANLWASANTSLLQGFWCQPASQLSRDQLAALIRRMATQHVLLGAWQLSCLANLVFQQGLQGDFELHPPDLLLFYDLTQVREADCRAFIRHAAQGDTELLANLPDQRAALRHRALACLGGPRPSLSASDLLLLGVLVCDMDASSIVAADPHVLQNLRRCPRLTAAQQAALNRLLASSRTVLGPPGSWNLEGLQALGPLATYICPGLWMQVQEGGGNRWPWWPSPGCGLSRPACQAVGLDFFGSIVAACRAGQLSQRDARRFVTGFLEAKAKLVSSRLKRDTGRPCIRGDITAAMLHDNLFLVHYDCTQLESCLGSRVLRANLDPLLQHPLPAECQQVIKAKLARVYPGGVPEEQLRLIPSLAYLYSRMEIGQWHITSKDTVVALLAPDGALENQTEAILQKFLDHNGTVTGALLVAIGGSRLCWMSPRQIQAIQPSEFRLAGALDISSCPQSRKNVLYDKAREAFVSVRTTDAYYRFMRPYLEPERGPRDNAAGPERGGPAEGSQPPHHQLLAPQP
- the LOC130860660 gene encoding mesothelin-like protein isoform X4, encoding MATQHVLLGAWQLSCLANLVFQQGLQGDFELHPPDLLLFYDLTQVREADCRAFIRHAAQGDTELLANLPDQRAALRHRALACLGGPRPSLSASDLLLLGVLVCDMDASSIVAADPHVLQNLRRCPRLTAAQQAALNRLLASSRTVLGPPGSWNLEGLQALGPLATYICPGLWMQVQEGGGNRWPWWPSPGCGLSRPACQAVGLDFFGSIVAACRAGQLSQRDARRFVTGFLEAKAKLVSSRLKRDTGRPCIRGDITAAMLHDNLFLVHYDCTQLESCLGSRVLRANLDPLLQHPLPAECQQVIKAKLARVYPGGVPEEQLRLIPSLAYLYSRMEIGQWHITSKDTVVALLAPDGALENQTEAILQKFLDHNGTVTGALLVAIGGSRLCWMSPRQIQAIQPSEFRLAGALDISSCPQSRKNVLYDKAREAFVSVRTTDAYYRFMRPYLGGAPVEELRHLAQANVSMDIDTFTNLNPRVLQSLSVGHVTTLLGQNVGDLQKARSHPTISSWLRSLNRSALGELGLDTDPTGPTGPAHLTTGTPSTTPWTPHLAPTSDQPGSAAPSSGSPPAHLRYWPLAVALPLGLLCLLLYWGTPGPSWDHSRGTCTMASKDSATPAPHAGKPGLVGGAGCLPRLRCRPWAQGIRPLPTS
- the LOC130860660 gene encoding mesothelin-like protein isoform X1, translated to MGPRAGALVSPGLTLLVSLTAHCSHPQAEGTSQGGLDASRANLWASANTSLLQGFWCQPASQLSRDQLAALIRRMATQHVLLGAWQLSCLANLVFQQGLQGDFELHPPDLLLFYDLTQVREADCRAFIRHAAQGDTELLANLPDQRAALRHRALACLGGPRPSLSASDLLLLGVLVCDMDASSIVAADPHVLQNLRRCPRLTAAQQAALNRLLASSRTVLGPPGSWNLEGLQALGPLATYICPGLWMQVQEGGGNRWPWWPSPGCGLSRPACQAVGLDFFGSIVAACRAGQLSQRDARRFVTGFLEAKAKLVSSRLKRDTGRPCIRGDITAAMLHDNLFLVHYDCTQLESCLGSRVLRANLDPLLQHPLPAECQQVIKAKLARVYPGGVPEEQLRLIPSLAYLYSRMEIGQWHITSKDTVVALLAPDGALENQTEAILQKFLDHNGTVTGALLVAIGGSRLCWMSPRQIQAIQPSEFRLAGALDISSCPQSRKNVLYDKAREAFVSVRTTDAYYRFMRPYLGGAPVEELRHLAQANVSMDIDTFTNLNPRVLQSLSVGHVTTLLGQNVGDLQKARSHPTISSWLRSLNRSALGELGLDTDPTGPTGPAHLTTGTPSTTPWTPHLAPTSDQPGSAAPSSGSPPAHLRYWPLAVALPLGLLCLLLYWGTPGPSWDHSRGTCTMASKDSATPAPHAGKPGLVGGAGCLPRLRCRPWAQGIRPLPTS